CTCTGGCACAGAGTTCCCGCAGGTAGCGAGTCGAAACGAAACGAACGAAGCCGTTCCCCTTCATCATATTCTGAAGCAGGGAAAGGGCTTCACGGCGACGGGAAAGCACCCGCTCCTCTTTTTCCAATCGACGGAGCTCTTCCTCCTGGCGAAGGCTCCTGCTATGTCGTTCCTTGAGCGTGGCAAGCTCCTCCCAAAGTCTTTTTTCCCGCACCTCTTTCTCTTCACAGCTCAACAGGGCCTCTCGGTAGCCCTCTTCGTTGAACTCCTCGCTACCGGCCTCATCGATTGCCTCTCGAAGCTGCTCCCGCGTGGCATGGAGCTCCTTTTCGAAGGTTGCTATCTTCTCCCGCTCATCATCGGCTTTTTCATACCTTTGTAGAAAGGAATCGAGGGCCTCTTCGGAGTCGAAACCATGGTCGGAAAGCATCGGCAGAAAACCTTCTCGCAGCCGGTCAAAACGCGCTTCTTCCTCCGCAAGACTCCGTCCCAGCTCCTCGAGACTACCGGTCAAGGTACTTACACGCAGGGTACTGGTCTCTCTTTCCCGGCGCGCCTGGGCAAAACGGATCTCCAAACCCTCAACATCGGCTTGGAGTTTCTCACGACGGGCCGCGACTTCCCCGCCGTCCGTATCGCCCCATATGGTAAAAAGTTCGTCCGGGATCGATTCCCGAAGAAGCGTACTCCGCCCCTTTTCACCGGCAATCTTCTCAAGGAGAGCGGATTTCTCATCACGTGTTGCGGTAAGTTCGGGCTCAAGAGATTCAAGATCGCCGTTGACGCCATCCAAGGAGCCTCGCAGCAGACGGCCCTGCCGCGATCGGGCTTCGGCCTCTTGCGTCGCCCGCTTCCAGGGCTCCCGCTCCTCGGGATCGAAACGGTCCCAGCAAAAGGTATTGAGATGCTCTCTTGTTCGCTCCTGCACATCTTCCAGGGACGCAGTCAGTTGCCGGACTCGGTCCAGATGTACCTCGGCCTTGGAAAGGGCGTTACCACGTTCGATAGCAGCCTTTCGAACCATGGGAAGCAGTGATTGTAGCTTTTCAGCTTCCCCCTCTGCTTCGGCTTCAAACGCCTCCTTCTTTTCGGCAACGGGATGATGAAGCGAACCGCAGAGCGGACAAGGGGCCCCTTCGACAAGCAAGCTTCGATGACTGCGAATACCAATCGTCGTCAAACGATCTTCAATTTCCCGTTCCCGGCGCCTCAAGGCCTCGAGGATTGTCTCAGGTGCATCATCTACGGAGCAGGAGAGTCCGGGAATTTCGGATGCCGAAGATCGCGGCAGCTGGAGAAGCGCTTCGGCCTTCCGCCCATTCGCTTCAAGCTCAAAAGAGAGACGTTTGCTCTCCTCTTGTAAAGCATCGGCTTTGGCATACCACTGTCCGAGAAGGGAAAGTTCGCCCTCTTCTTCTGCCAGTTCTTCGAGCTCCAGCAGTTCCTTTTGAACCTCTCCCCGCCGTGTGAGAAGCTCCTGCCTACGTTCGATAAGAAGGCGCTCCCGTTCTTGCAAGTCTCCAAACGCCTCTTCTGCCTTCCGCAGGTTCTCACCCAACCGCCTGAATGCCAGAATCCGCTCCAGGGCTTCGGCCTCATCAGCATTTTCCCTGCGATTCTCCATTGCGGCTTCAAGCTCCCGATAGCGTTCTTCGCAGCCGAGCTGTTCCTCCCTGCTTGTACGAAGAGCAGTCTCATTTTCCAGACGACGGAGATCAAGGGTCCCCATCCGCTTGCGAACCTCAAGCATCTCCGTCCTTCGGGGCAAGACTTCCCGGGTGATCGCATCGAAGCGTTCAAGGCCAAGGCGCCGTTTTTTCCACTCGGGTTCGGTGAGTTGTAGCTCTGCAAGACGTCCTTTCAATAGGGCAAGCCGCTCGGCCCGTTGACGAGCCTGCTCCTGGCGGGCGGTGAAGGCACGCAGATCTTTGAGTTCTCCCGTCAACCGATCAAGCTCCTGTTTGAGCAAAGACAGATGTCGTTCGAGTTCAGAGGAACTCTCGCCCTCCTCCTCGACAATCAGCCGCTTACGCTCTTCGATGCGTTCACAATCGCGACGAGCATCCGAAAGCAGGTTCGTTACGGGTCTGTAGAGGTCGAAACGATCCAACTGAAAAAGCTCCTGAAGCATCTCCGTCCGTTCCTTACCCGAAAGCCGGAGAAACTCCTGAAAGGAGCCCTGGGGGATAACCACCGCACGCCGAAAATTTTCATAGCTGAGGCCCAGCAGCTCCGCCGCATTCCCTGTTCCCCTATCCCGATCATCGGCAAAGGGAATCCATGCCTCTCCCTCCCTCCGATAGGCGGAGCGATTGTAGTTCGGGGCCTTGTCCCCCTTGCCGGAACGCTTTCCGGAGACAAGAAAGCGGTACTCTCCATCTCCGTCAAGGAAGGTAAAATCAACGATCATCTCGCGGGCGGAGAGGTGCATGTAGTGGCGCTTCTCCTGGCGATTGAGGCGCTCGCTCTGGTCGTAGAGGGCAAAGCCGATTGCGTCGACAATGGAACTCTTGCCGCTGCCGACCTGCCCGAAAATACCGAAGAGACCTGCGGCGGTCAGGGGCCTGAAATCGATCACCGTCTCCTCGAGATAGGAATAAAAGCCTTTCAACTTCAACTGCAGCGGTATCATACTCCTGGCTCCTCGTTTCCTGCGGAAACGGCCTCGGCGAGCAGCTCCAGCAGATAGGGTTCCGGATCGGCACCGTTGTTTCGGCCGCGAAAGTATTCGGTGAAAAGTCGTTCAAGAGGGGCGTCGATATCTATCTCCTCCTGTCTTGAGGTCGAAATCCCCGAATCCTTCTGCAGTTCGGGAACAACCGCAAGCACCCGTGGATGGGCATCATGGATGGCGTCCCGCACTCCTGTCTCGAGATAGTGATCGACCTCCATCGTCACTTCCACGTAGGACTCCTGATGTTCTCCAAGCCAGGCAAGGGCCTTTTCAAGCGTCTTGAAACGCCCCCGGCACAGGGCCCTACCGCAACAAAGGGGCACCACTTCGCATTTTGCAGCCTTCCCAGGCTCGAGATCGACAAGAACAACCTGTTTCTGCTGGCCACTTTCGGAAAGAGAATAGGCCAAGGGGCTGCCGCTGTAGCAAATGGTGCTCCTGCCATACTGCGTAAGCATCGGACGGTGGAGATGGCCCAAAGCAACATATTGGGCATCCTTTGGGAAGGCGGAAAAGGGAATCAGCTCAAGGCCTCCGGGATGAAGAATGGGCCGCTCTCCCTCCTCCTCAAGCTCGTCGAAGGGCAGGCTCTCGGCTTCGGCGGAAAAAAGATGTGCCATCATCAGATTAATGCCCCCATCATCGAAAAAACGGTCGGCAAGATTCTTCCAGTGATCACGAAGAATGGCCCTAATCTGTTCCTCTCCCCGTGTCGGATCGATGGCCTTACGAAGTCGAACCTCCCCGGCATAAGGGGTGGCGATGATTCGCAGCTCCGCCCGCCCCTCTTTTCGAAGGCGAAGCAGCCCCGCTTCGGGGCTCTCCACCACCCAGCCGCTCTCCAGTCGGCACGTCTTGATTCGAGTCTCGGGATAACCGAGGAAAAAAATGCCGCTGATCCTTGCAAGGGGGTCGGGCGATTCGATTCGATCCGGTGAATCATGATTGCCGGCGATGGCGATAATCACTCTTTTCCCGCCGCCGGACATGCGGTGGAGTGTCCGGTAAAGCAGCTCAATTGCCTCGGCCGAAGGGTTGAATCCATCGAAAAGATCCCCTGAGAGCATAATAAGGTCGGGATTTTGCTCATCAACAATGGAACAGATCTCATCCAGAATATCGGCCTGCTCTTCCATGCGGCTGAAACGGCCCAGGCGCTTACCGAGGTGCCAATCTGAAGTATGCAGTATTTTCATGCTTTCTCCAGTGTACCTTTCTTTGAAAAAATTACAAGCGGCGTTGAATTCCACCTTGAATTCCGAAGAGTTTTGACGATTTGCCTCCCTCATGGTATGATCGGCGACATGAAGATTCGTACGAAACTGTCCATCATCGAGGCCCTTTTAGTGTTAGGTGTGCTCATCGCCCTCTCGGTGGTGATTTTTTTTACCAGCACCATCATAGCGCTCAAGGATTTTGAAATGCTCTCCGAACGATCACTCTCGAGCCTTGAGCAGCTTTCGGTCCGTATGGATTCTCTCATGACCACGAACAGCAGAATCACCGTGGAAAAAGCGAGAATCGAATTCGGCATCGATAAGTTCGAGCAAGAGCTGAATGATTTTGTCTCGGCACGGGGAGCCCGATTCCTCAGCAAACGGCAGACCTCGGAGCTGCAGCAAACAGTAGGTTGGTGGAACCAACTTTCGACCTGGTACTATCAGCCGGCACTCGATCATATGGATTTGATGATCGATCAGCGGATGGACCGACTTGTCGGCGACCGGGGCCTCTTTCAGACCTTCCTCGTCATCAGCCAGGAAGGAAAGCCCCACCCCTTTCTTGCCGCCTATCAGACCCTAAAGAATTATCAGCTGCTGATCATGGACAATACCGAAACCTTCAAAACCAGAATGGATAAGCTGATAGGTGAGACAAATCTCCGGGCCAACACCATTATCACGGCAGGAACACGGATAGCAATCGCCATCATCGCATGCAGCCTCCTGATAACCATTATCCTTACCAGCCGTTTTTCCACGCAGATGGCAAAGCGAATCAGGCTGGTCGGAGAGGCCATGAGCGTTATCTCCCGGGGTGATTTTTCCAACGAGCTCACCATCCGTTCGCGGGACGAGTTTGAAGAGCTTTCAAAAAACTATAACGCTCTTAAGGATCAGTTGAAGGAGAAGCTCGATTCGGTACTCGACTTTATGTTTAGGATCGGCAGCCTTCAGGCCCAGGACCCGGATCCCGAGGCAGTTCTTGCCTTGGTTGTCGAATCGGCCGTCGAAAATACCGAAGCAGATGCAGGGGCGCTCTTTTTGGTTGATGAAACAAGCAAATCAATCTATGTCTCCGATATTATCGGAATGTTTCCCCCTCCCTATCCCTTTCCCGAGCGGCTTCCGAGGCAAAAACAGGAAGTGGATGAGTATATACGGAATAAACCCTTCGGCCTCGGCGAAACTATCATCGGCGAATGTATTGCCTCCGCCGAACCCTGTTTTTTCAGAAACTGCTCACAAGAGCTTGAAGGAACAACCTTTCCGCTTCTTGAGGATGACGACCCACTCTATGTATCAAGCCTTATCATCGTACCACTTTCGCTTCCCGGTAGAATCCTGGGAGCCATTGCCGTGGCAAGAAGGGGAAAAACAAGTCATTTCAGTGATCTTGATTTCACCCATATGAGAACCTTCGCCGATTATGCGGCCCTCACCATCGACAATATCTACAATTACACCGAGTTGATAGAGCGAAGAGAAATCCAACGCGAGATTGAAATCGCGGCAAGGATACAGAAGGACCTTCTTCCCAAACGGATCTCGGAACCAAAGGGGACAAGCATAGCCACCTATTCAAAGGCGGCAAAGGGTGTCAGTGGTGATTACTACGATATCTTTCCCATCGGAAAGGGGAAAACGGCAGTGGTCATCTGTGATGTAGTCGGGAAAGGTGTGCCTGCGGCCATGCTCATGGTCATGATTCGAACGATCCTCAGGCTGACCGCATCGGGAGACAGAAAACCCGCCCAGATTCTGACCTTTCTCAACAGAGGTATCACCGGAAAAATTGGTGTCGATCATTTTGCCACCATGGGTATGTTTGCATATGACGAGCAGGAAAAGCGAATCTACTTTTCAAACGCTGCTCATCTGCCTCTGCTGATCTACAGAAAAGGGACCGGAGTCTTTATCGAGATGGACACTCCGGGACTTCCCATAGGTATAGAGGCCGGCGAACATTATAAGCAGCGCCAGTTCCAAACCATTTCCGGAGATATCCTGATCTTCTATACCGACGGTGTGACCGAAACGAGAAGCAAGGAAGGCCGGGAGTACGGCCTGGAAGCGCTCAAGTCCGTTGTGCGTTCATCGGCACAGCTTTCCGCCTCGAAAATTGCCGAACGGATAAAGGAAGATATCGATCGCTTCGCACAAGGTACAAGCCAGCACGACGATCAAACCTTTCTAATCATGAAGATAGCGGAAATCACCTGAAGTGGAAGGCTAACCTGATGATGGTCAAATCGTTTTTCTCAATTCTACTAACGTGACTGTCGAATCGAATATCCTGCTTTTGACACGCCTCTTCGATATACCCAAGATAAAAAAGTCCCAATTCCTCTCCGCTGGCCGAGGAGACGATTTTCTCGTAGTAGTCCAAAAGGGAGTGATTTTTGGTGTCCATTCCCTTTTTGGTCTCTATCTGATTCTTGAGGGTCTCGGAATCGCTGCCCCGGTCGTAAAGGATTACTTCCAGGCGATTGTCGGTGCCGATAGAGGCCGTACGTCCCATGATCTTCCAGACCACCGTCACCCGAAACCCCATGCGCTCCATTTCCGCAAGAACCCTGCTTCTGGCCTCATCGTTTCGCATGACCGCATCGGCATCAAGATTCCCGTGAAAAAGCTCCTTGATAGCCCGCCCTACCAGCTTCTTCTCCGCATAGACCCCAAGTTCCATAAGAAGGAGGGCAAGATAATCGGCAATGGAAGCCTTCCCGATATAGGAAACCACCAACGTTCTCAGGGTATCGAGCATCGGAGAAGCCACGGCCTTCTGGGAAGAAGCCAGCAACAGCCAGAAGGGAGCGGTAATGTGCGACAGATATCGGCGACCGATTGCCCGCATCATGTCTTTTTCCTGTTCGGAACATGAGGGCCGCTCCTTCACTGCCTCATTTGCGGCCGAAAGAGAGAGTTCTTCCAGCAGGGCCAATGCGGGGGCCACACTTCCTTTACCCGAAGCATCGATAGCCCCTCCCCGGTCAAGATGTTCCCGGGTGAAGGGAGTTTTCGGATGCGATCGATTGTAACGAAGGATGAAATCGCTGGTAGCGATCGATTTCCAAAGTGCATCGGGAAAATGGCGATACAACGTACCATACATGATTAACTTTGAGACATCCATCAATTCCTGACGTTTTGAGGTAAAGTCGCTTCTCGAAACCTCTACCGAAGATATATACCCGGCAAGTATCATCCGTTGAAGTGTCGATGCGGAAAAGGACTCAAGGCACATTCCACCTTTGTCGCTCTGATGGGGAGCGGAGCGATGCTTACTGAAAAAAAAGAGCCCGTCATCGGTAAGAATCAATGACACGGGGAGATCAATGACTGATGATGTATCGATCCTCTCCACCGGAGGCTCCGTCTACTCTTCCCTTGAGATACCGGGCCGTCTGGTGTTGTCGAAATGCTTGTACACAGCAACAGTGTTTCTTTTTTCGTTAAATACAACACCACCGTCCCAATATTCGAGGGCGGCAAACAAGGCATTTCCTCCGTCGTTGTCTTCACTTTCCGGGGTACGATAGGAAAAATACTTTTCTAGCTCTTCGTAATTATGCTCACGGAAACACTGGTTTCGCCGACGATTAAACTCATTCCAGGCCTCAAGGTTTTGAAACCCGGCCCCCTCGTCCTCGACAATAACATGAGCATGATGCTCGCTAAACGATGCCCAGACACGAACACGCTTTGAAGGATCTTTTTTATTTCCGTGACGGACCGCATTCTTGATCAGCTCACTTATCTGCTGTTCAAGAAGATTGATCTCCCGAATCTCAGGGGGGGCTTTCTGAGCAATCAACATGGAAAAAAAACGAACCTGCCGATAGTCGCTCGGGAACTCCTTATGGAAGGTTCCCTTTCGATCAAAAAGCTTATGAGAACCATCGACGATTATCTCTTTTTTCGATTCCATCACTGCTGCCCTTTTCCGCTCAACTCATAGAGAGCGTCTTTTACACTGTCGACAATGGGGAAATAATCCATGAGTTTGGTCAGACGGATAACTTTTTCAACAGAACCGTGGACATGAGCAATCCGCATCTGCAGCTCCCGCTGCTTGACCTGCGTGAATACATGAATAAGCGCCCCTACCCCGCTTGAATCAAGATAGTCGACCTTTTCGAGATTGATAACAAGCTCCGAGACACCTTTTGCAATCAGTTTGGCAACGACATCCTTCAACCGATGCGCGTTGTAAAGGTCCATATCCCCGGAGATATCGATAATATAAATAGTATTATAACGACGCAGCTTTATGTCCATCTACCGACCTCGCTGTACGGTACCATTATTCCACCCAGCAGTCAAGTTAACTTGGTGTAAAAGCACCAGGAGCTATGGAGGGGGATAATAGGGAACCACTCGCTTTCAGCGTATTGAAAATTGCACACTAACCTCCCAAAATGGTAATTAGTTCTATTTCTTAAGAAAGATGGAAATGATGAATCGTCCATGGTGGAGCGCCAAATGACAAAAGTTCAGGAGCGGCTAATTGCCAACCTTCGGGAAGCCCGTTACACATTAAATCTGACGCAGATGGGATTGGCTGAAAAAGCGGGGATTTCGATCGGATTTGTAGGAGACATAGAAGCGGGGAAAAAATTCCCCTCGGCAAATACGTTGCAAAAGCTATGTGATGCCTTGCAATTGGAACCGCATGAACTCTTTCTCCCCGAAGGAAAAGACGGAAAAAGGGAGAAAGGTAAAAAAGCAAAGACTTAATAGCCTAAAATGTGGAACCGTTCCAGCCCCACCATGCCCCCGACGCACTGGTAAATTCAATGTATATGCGGGCGGGGGGAACGCCTAGTTCCTGCTCGATGAGGGTGCACAACCGGCGGGAGATCTCTTTTAACGCAGCCTCGGCAAGAGCGATGCTTTTCAGTTCAACAAAAGCCGCAGGCTCTTCGCTACCGCCAAAGGTCAGGGTCGCATCGCTGCGCATCAATGCCATGACGTACTGCTCGGGTTTTCCGACAGCCTGTGCGGCAGCAGAGCTAAGTGCCTTACAAAACTGTTTGCGTTTTTCCGTATCGATGGCGAGATTCGTTTCCACACTGACAAAGGGCATAGGCTCACTCCTTTCTTCACTTTTTTACAGGATAGGAAGAAAACCAAAAGAAATCAAGCTTCCCGGATATATAGCCCCCTACCGTCTATGCCCGTATTTCGCTATACTTTCTACCATGCGGGCTATACCGATCAACACCTACGATTCTCCTACTGTTATTCTGGAATTGATCTATCGTCTCAAGGTCAAGGATGTAATGTGCAGGGAGGTGACGACCGCAGGACGAAATACTCCCCTCCGGGAAATACAACAGACAATGAGGCGACGTGGCATTACCGGCATGCCGATTGCCGAATCCGGAAGATTGTTCGGTATCGTCAGTATGGACGACATTATACGGGCCCTCGAAGGCGGGTATATCGACGAGTCCGCAGAGATGCATATGTCGAGAAAGCTCATATTTCTTGAAGAAGATATGCCGGTCAGCTTTGCCATCAGTTACTTCGAAAAGTACTCATACCATCGCTTTCCCATTCTCGATAAAACGAACAAACTGGTGGGAATCATCACCAGCAGAGATATTATTACGCGCTTATTGGTCGAAATAAACAAAGAAATGGAGAGGATCGAAAGGATCAGCATACCCGCTCCCGATGCGCTTCAGGGCAAGGCATCTATGGAGTTTCGGGTAATCAGAAACGATTTCGAGAATGCCGGACATGCTTCTACGGAAATTAAAAAGTTGTTGAAACAACGGGGAACCGATGTAAAAATCATTCGAAGGGTATCGATTGCCGCTTACGAATTGGAGATGAATCTGGTGGTCCATTCCGACGGCGGTACCATTTCGATTGAAATCGACGAGCAGAAAATCGTTATCGTAAGCAGAGACGGCGGTCCAGGAATTCAGGATGTGGAGTTAGCACTCAAGGAAGGCTGGACTACCGCAAATGAGTGGATCAGATCCCTGGGTTTCGGCGCAGGTATGGGTCTGCCCAATTGCCGCAGGGTTGCGGACCAGTTCACCCTTGTATCGCATACTGATGGGGTAGAATGCGGTACCGTCGCCCGGGCGGAAATTCTACTACCTCACGAAGAAGAAGAGAAGGAGGGAGTCCGACATGAAAACGGCTGACATTGGGAAGGTGCTTGGCTACGAATGCCTCTGTTCGGAAGGAATGGAAGCGGAGATTGTCGATGGATATACATCGGACCTGCTCAGCGATGTGATGGGCAACGCTCCGGATAGTTCCGTGCTTATCACCATCCAGGCACACCGAAACAGCGTCGCGGTCGCAAGCCTTGCGGGAATTCGGGCAATCGTGCTTTGCAACGGAAGGAAAGCCCCGGAGGAGATGATAGAGGCGGCCATCAACGAGGATATCGCCATCTTTCGGACCAGCGACAACCAATTCACCACAAGCTGGAAAATTGCAGGTCTATTGAAAAAGAACTGAGGAAGAAAGCAATGAAATTCAGGGCCGACCTTCATATTCATTCCTGCCTCAGCCCCTGCGGCAGTCTGGAAATGAGCCCTGCAAGGATCATCACCGAGGCGGAGGCTGCGGGACTCGATTTGCTTGCCCTAACAGATCACAACTGTGCACGGAACCTGCGGGCCTTCGACCATGCGGCACGAAAAAGCAACATTACCCCTATTTTCGGCATCGAGGTAAACAGCATCGAAGAGGCACATGTGCTGTGTCTCTTTCCCACAGTAAAGCAGGCCGAAGAGCTGGGAGACTTCATTGAAAACCGTCTACCGCAAATTCCCAATAATCCCGATCTTTTCGGCGATCAAGTCTATGTGGACGAGCATGAATTCATTCTGGGAGAGGTAGAGGTTTCGCTTCTGCAGGGGGCTGAAATCACCTTGGAAGAGCTACTGAAAGAGGTAAAAGAGCGGGGCGGACTTTTCATTCCCGCCCACATCGACAGGCCCTCGTTTAGTGTCGTGAGTCAGCTAGGATTTCTTCCTCGCCTGGATTACTCGGCAGTGGAATGCGTAACATGGCCGCCGGTCATCGACACGGCAGACTACTGTGTCATTACCGACAGTGATGCCCACTATCCACAGGACATCGCAAAACGAAGCTTCACGTTCGAAGCCGATTCTCCAACCTTCGAAGGCCTATACGACGCCTTGGCAGCAAAAAGGGTCACTCCTCAAAAACGCTCCTGATTCGTTCAAGCACCTTCTTCCGATCCAATGGCTTTATGATATAGTTTTTCGCTCCCAACATAAAAGACTTTTTCACCAAGTCCTGTTTTCCAAGGGCCGAAATCATGATTATCCTGGCGTCCTTATCGAATTCCATGATTTTTTCAAGTGCGGTGACCCCGTCCATCCCCGGCATGGTGATGTCCATGGTAACAAGGTCAACTCCCGGATAGAGTTCCTTATATTTCTCCACGGCCTCAGCGCCATGTCCTGCAGTATCCACTACTTCATAGCTTTCGCTACCAAGAATCTGGGTAAGCTGCTTTTTGACAAACATCGAATCGTCCACGACAAGAATCTTATAGGGATTCCCATCGGGGCCGATCCCATCGGGTTTGCGGGAATTGATGTCAGGAAAGTCTGTTTTCGTTTTCAAAGGTTCCTCCCGGAAACGATATCTGCTTTCCCTATTGTATGCTTTTTAAGATGAAATTCAACCGCTTTTCTCCTCTTGCTCCGGAAAGCTCATTTCTTTAGGATAATACGAATGAAAAGCTACGAAGAAATCAACGAGAAAATTGCATCAGGCAAGGCGGTGGTGCTCACCGCCGATGAAGTCTCCGATTATGTCGATCAAAAGGGCCTGGCAAAAGCGGCCGAAGAGATCGATGTCGTGACCACGGCGACCTTCGGAGCCATGTGTAGCTCCGGAGCATTTGTAAACTTCGGTCAATGCGCTCCCAAGATACGAATAACCGAAGCATGGATCGATGATGTTCTTGCCTACTCGGGAGTAGCTGCGGTGGATGCCTATATAGGGGCGACCCAGCTGAGGCAAAACGATCCTGAAAACATGTATTACCCAGGAGAGTTCCGCTTCGGAGGGGGACATGTTATTGAAAAACTGGTTGCGGGGAAACAATGCCAGCTCTTTGCCCTCTCGTATGGGACCGACGAATATCCCAGGAGAGAGCTGAGAACCTGGTTTACTATCGACGACCTTAATCAGGCCATCATGGTCAATCCGAGAAACTGCTACCAGAACTATAATGTGGCGACAAACCTATCGGACAGAACCATCTACACCTATCTTGGGGCCCTGAAGCCACACATGAAGAATCTGACCTATAGCTCGGCAGGACAGCTTTCGCCGCTTCTCAACGATCCCCTCTATCGAACAATCGGGATAGGCACGGCGGTATGGTTGGCTGGAGCAAGGGGCCATGTCTACGCCGAAGGAACGCAACATGCTCCCTCCATTTCGCGTACGCCGGGAGGGGTGCCTACCGGAGGGGCAGGAACCCTGGCACTTACCGCCGACATGAAACA
The sequence above is drawn from the Sediminispirochaeta bajacaliforniensis DSM 16054 genome and encodes:
- a CDS encoding homocysteine biosynthesis protein, with amino-acid sequence MKSYEEINEKIASGKAVVLTADEVSDYVDQKGLAKAAEEIDVVTTATFGAMCSSGAFVNFGQCAPKIRITEAWIDDVLAYSGVAAVDAYIGATQLRQNDPENMYYPGEFRFGGGHVIEKLVAGKQCQLFALSYGTDEYPRRELRTWFTIDDLNQAIMVNPRNCYQNYNVATNLSDRTIYTYLGALKPHMKNLTYSSAGQLSPLLNDPLYRTIGIGTAVWLAGARGHVYAEGTQHAPSISRTPGGVPTGGAGTLALTADMKQMKGRYVRGVSLKGYGVSLALGVGVPIPILDEDVLLKTTVRDRDIPAEVIDYSSDYPNKTGKVLAHVNYADLKKGNIELLGKRVEVSSMSSYAMALEIAELLKEEVRSGSFLLSRPLQPLPVEQELKSLKIRKEDEVR
- a CDS encoding response regulator → MKTKTDFPDINSRKPDGIGPDGNPYKILVVDDSMFVKKQLTQILGSESYEVVDTAGHGAEAVEKYKELYPGVDLVTMDITMPGMDGVTALEKIMEFDKDARIIMISALGKQDLVKKSFMLGAKNYIIKPLDRKKVLERIRSVFEE
- a CDS encoding PHP domain-containing protein; this translates as MKFRADLHIHSCLSPCGSLEMSPARIITEAEAAGLDLLALTDHNCARNLRAFDHAARKSNITPIFGIEVNSIEEAHVLCLFPTVKQAEELGDFIENRLPQIPNNPDLFGDQVYVDEHEFILGEVEVSLLQGAEITLEELLKEVKERGGLFIPAHIDRPSFSVVSQLGFLPRLDYSAVECVTWPPVIDTADYCVITDSDAHYPQDIAKRSFTFEADSPTFEGLYDALAAKRVTPQKRS